From the Mycoplasmatota bacterium genome, one window contains:
- a CDS encoding calcium/sodium antiporter, which translates to MNIVLIILFLVLGLIILIKSADFFVDAAVKIAEISGIPKMIIGATIVSLATTLPELFTSMSALFSGSTEASDMAVGNALGSAFFNTSVILSIAAIFMSGKADRKNIIEKAIILGLALSTLWLFALDGVVTWYEGIIQLLFVVVYTIVNVMSTKKHKERNNNVVAVDNKSRILIINTVILVISAVGIYIGSQLLVTNAVAIAEMTHVPGRIISITIMAIGTSLPELTTTITSVIKKEQSLSIGNVLGANILNVTLVLGSCGLFASKGLLVNNETLYLDLPLVFGIVALFVIPIIINGKLKKWQGFLGLITYLVYMTYLLSTI; encoded by the coding sequence TTTGTTGATGCAGCCGTTAAGATAGCGGAAATTTCAGGTATTCCTAAAATGATTATTGGAGCGACAATTGTTAGTTTAGCTACCACTTTACCTGAACTTTTCACCTCTATGTCCGCATTATTTAGTGGTTCAACTGAGGCCTCTGATATGGCAGTAGGAAATGCTTTGGGATCAGCATTTTTTAATACATCGGTCATTCTTTCTATTGCAGCTATTTTTATGTCAGGAAAAGCTGACAGAAAAAATATTATTGAAAAGGCAATTATACTAGGTTTAGCACTGTCTACCTTATGGCTCTTTGCTTTAGATGGCGTTGTAACCTGGTATGAAGGAATAATTCAATTATTATTTGTGGTAGTTTATACGATTGTTAATGTGATGTCTACCAAAAAACATAAAGAAAGAAACAATAATGTTGTTGCCGTAGATAATAAAAGTAGAATACTGATTATTAATACTGTCATTTTAGTTATATCTGCAGTAGGTATTTATATTGGTTCTCAATTATTAGTTACAAATGCTGTTGCGATAGCGGAAATGACACATGTTCCAGGAAGAATCATCAGTATTACTATTATGGCTATTGGGACATCGCTTCCAGAATTAACTACAACGATTACCTCAGTCATTAAAAAAGAACAAAGTTTATCAATAGGGAATGTGTTAGGGGCGAATATCTTAAATGTAACCTTGGTATTAGGGAGCTGTGGATTATTCGCGTCAAAAGGATTGCTTGTTAATAATGAAACATTATACCTTGATTTACCACTAGTGTTTGGAATCGTTGCTTTATTTGTCATTCCTATTATTATAAATGGTAAATTAAAAAAATGGCAAGGTTTTTTAGGTCTTATTACCTATTTAGTTTATATGACTTACTTATTATCAACGATTTAA